GGCGCTGGCGGCGAAGACGTAGGTGATGCCGGCCGCGCCCATGTCCAGGCGCGTGACCGGCTGCGCGGTGGCGTAGCGCAGGCGCGTGCCGTCCAGGTCGAAATTGACGGGCCAGATGAAGTAGGCGCCGTTGGCGATGTCGACGCCCTTGCGGGGGAATTCCACGGTGCCGCCCGGCAGCTTGACAGCGAAGCGCACGTCCTTCTGGACCGGCATCGGGTACTGGCGCACGTGGTTGTTCACGAACAGGAACGCGCTGTCGCCGGCCGCGCGCAGCGATACGCGCGCCGTCTTCAGGTCCGCCGGGTTGGCGGGCGTGACGGCCGGGCGCCGCACCGTCATCGGCGCCAGGCGGCTGCCGAAATCGTGCATGAAGTAATGGAACGGGCGCAGCTTCGCCAGCACCGTGCGCTGTTGGCCGTCCGGCCCCAGCGGCGCCTGGAAGTCGTAGTTGATGGCCGTGGTGTCGTTGTAGCCGCCGGACGCCGTGCTCTCTTCCAGCGTGCTGTCGCCGACCGGATTGCGGCCGCCGTGGAACATGTAGTAGCCCATCAGGTTGACGCCGGACCCCAGCTGCACGGGCAGCATCGAGGCGATGTCGTCGGCCGACACGACGGGGCGGCGGCGGTACATGAACGGCAGTCCCGCGCCGTACTCGGCGCCCAGGAACGGCGTCAGCGCGATGTCCGTTTCGGCCGTGCCGGGCGCCTGCGCGGCCGTTTGCGCGCCCAGGTCGCCGCTGACGCGGCTGTCGAAGCGGAACGCGTACGTTTCCTTCGGCGGCAGCTCGGCGGTGCTGGTGCCCCACGGTTCGTCCGGGTAGCCGCCGAATACCGGCGTCACTTCGCCGGACGGGTAGACGGCGCCATCCCAGCCCGTCACCGTGTAGAACGGCACGTCCATGCCGGCCTTCAGCGCCAGCTTCTTCAAGGTGGCGATGTGCTGCGCACCCTGGTCGGGGCCCGTCAGGTTGTATTCGTTTTCCAGCTGGATGCCGATGACGGGACCGCCGTCCTTCCACAGCTGGCCGCGCAACTGCCGGCCGATCTCATCGTAGAAGCGGCCCACGTAGCGCAGGTATTGCGGGTCGTCGCCGCGCGTGCGCATGCTCGTCACGACCCAGTCGGGGATGCCGCCGAAGCGCACTTCCGCGTGCACCCACGGCCCCACGCGCACGACGGCCTTCAGGCCCACCTTGGCGCACAGCTCGACGAAGCGGCGCAGGTCGCGGTTGTCCTGCCAGGTGAACTTGCCCTCGTGTTCCTCGTGGTGGTTCCACATGACGTAGCTGGCGACGACCGTGATGCCGGCCGTCTTCATCTTGCGCAACTCCGCTTCCCACGTGTCGGCCGGGCTGCGGCTGTAGTGGAACTCGCCCATCACGGGCATCCACGGCTGGCCGTCCAGGCTCAGGTACTGGTTGTTCGCCGCCAGGCGCTGGCCCGATGGCGCCACGGCGGTGCCCAGCTTCAGGTGGCCCGTGGCAGGCTTGGCGACGGGCGCGGTGGCGTCGATGGCAAGCAGCGTCTCGGCGGATGCGCTGCTTGAGGTCAGCGTCAGCGTCAGCGCGCAGGCGATGGCAATGGCGCTGCGGGGGAAGGTCATGTTCATGTTGTTGTCTCCGATGAGGGTGGCGCGATGGCCTGTTGTTCTGGTGTTAGTGCCAGGCGGCGGCAAAGCGGCGGGCATTGGCGCCCACCGTGGCCGCATCCATGCCGGGCCGGTACAGCGCCGAGCCCAGGCCGAATCCGGCCACGCCGGCGGCGCGGTATTCGTCCATGTTTTCCGGCGTGATGCCGCCCACCGGCAGCAGCGGCAGCGCGGGCGGCAGCACGGCGCGCATGGCCCGCACGATGGTGGGCGTGAGCAATTCGGCCGGGAACAGCTTCAATGCATCGGCGCCCGCCTTGGCTGCCGCAAAGGCCTCGGTGGGCGTCGCGACGCCAGGCACGCAGATCATGCCGGCCGCCTTGGCAGCGCGGATCACTTCCGTGTCCGCATGCGGCATGACGATCAGCTGGCCGCCGGCGCCCTGCACCTGCGATACGACGTCGGTGGACAGCACGGTGCCGGCGCCGACAAGGCAATCGCGCGGCAGGCTTTGGGCCAGCAGCGCGATCGATTCGAGCGGTTCGGGAGAGTTCATCGGCACTTCGATCAGGCGAAAGCCCGCGTCGTACAGGGCGGCGCCCACTTCCTGCGCCTCACTGGGGCGCAGGCCGCGCAGGATGGCGACGAGGGGCAGGCTGGCGAAGGCGGTCTGGAAGGCGGTGGTCAGGTCGGGTTGCATGCGGTCTTTACGAGAGAAGTCGGGCGGCGCGGGCCAGAGCCAGCAGGCCGGCCGGCGCCGTGTTGTCGAGGACGAGGTGGGCCGGCTGGCCGAAGTGGCCGAGCGCCAGCTGGTAGCGCTCGCACAACGGCGCCGCGCCGACCAGCGCCAATGGCTGCTCGCGCAGCCCATGCGCCGCACGCCAGGCCAGGCCGGCGCGCAGTTCGTGGCCGATCAACAGGCCGGACAGGTATTCGGCCAGCGCCGCGTGCGGCAGCTGCGCTGTCACGCCCAGGCTGCGTACCGCGAACAGCTGGTGCGGCAGCCCCAGGTCGCCGTGATCGCGCGCGGCCGCGACGCCGCGCAGGAACGCCTGCGCGTCGGGTGTCACTTCGGGCGGCATCAGGCGGCCCAGCACGGAATGCTGGCGCAGCACGGCGTACAGTTCGCCCGTCATGTGCGTGGCAAAACGCACGATGGCGCCTTGCGCCACGTGCGTCCATTTCGAGTGCGTGCCGGGCAGGACGATGCAGCTGTCGGCCAGTTGGGGATGCTGGGCCAGCGCGCCGACAATCTGCGTCTCCTCGCCGCGCATCACGTCCGGCGGCAGCTTGCCGTCGTCGCACAGCACGCCGGGGACGATGTGCAGGGCCGTGTCGGAGGGCTGCGCCAGCTTGGCGGCCAGGTCCGCGGCGCCGGCGGCGGTGCGCACATACGGCACGTCCAGCCAGCCGTGCTGGCTGCCGACCATGCCGCAGGCCAGCAGCGGCAGCGCCGGCTGCGCGCGGCGCCAGGCTCCCGCCACTTCGTCGAGCGCCGCGACAAACGCAGGATGGCCGTGCAGCGTGGAGGCGCCTTTCGCGGCAGCATGCTCCTGCAGCACGCTGCCGTCGGCATCGAGCAGGAACGCGCGCAGGCTGGTGCTGCCCCAGTCGACGCCGATCAGGGCCGGCGTCACCATTCGGCCACGCTGCCGTCTGGATGGCGCCACAGCGGGTTGCGCCAGTCCGTCACGCCGGCGCTGGCGGCGATGACGCGTTCCTCGTCGACGATGACGCCCAGGCCCGGCTTGGGCAGCGGGGCGAAGTAGCCGTCCTGGATCTGGAAGTCTTCCTTGTTGACGACGTAATCGAGCAGCTCGGCGCCGCGGTTGTAGTGGATGCCCATGCTCTGCTCCTGCAGCACGGCGTTGTGCGACACGAAGTCCACTTGCAGGCACGCGGCCAGCGCGACGGGGCCCAGCGGGCAATGCGGCGCCAGCGCCACGTCATAGGCTTCGGCCATCGCGGCGATCTTGACGCATTCCGTGATGCCGCCCGCGTGCGACAGGTCGGGCTGCACGATGGCGATGCCGCCGGCCTGGAACACGTGCTTGAATTCGAAGCGCGAGTACATCCGCTCGCCTGCCGCCAGGGGGATCGACGTGCCTTCGGCTAGGCGCGGATAATATTCCGCCTGCTCGGCCAGCACGGGTTCCTCCACGAACAGGGGGCGGTGCGGCTCCAGCTCGCGCAGCAGCACCTTCGCCATCGGCGCGGAGACGCGGCCGTGGAAGTCCAGGCCGAACTCGATGTCGTAGCCGAACGTCTCGCGGATCTGGGCGACGCGGCTGACCGCCGCATCGACGGCGCGAGCGGAGTCGATGATGCCCAGCTCCTCGGTGCCGTTCATCTTGAACGTGTGGATGCCGATCTCGCGCAGCGTGTGGATGCCGGCGATGACGTCGGCCGGACGGTCGCCGCCCACCCAGCTGTACATCTTCATGCGGTCGCGCACCAGGCCGCCCAGCAGCTGGTACACGGGCACGCCCAGCGCCTTGCCCTTGATGTCCCACAGCGCCTGGTCGATGCCGGCGATGGCGCTCATCAGGATGGCGCCGCCCCGGTAGAAGCCGCCCCGGTACATCACCTGCCACAGGTCGTTGATGCGCAGCGGGTCCTGGCCGACCAGGTACTCGGACAATTCGTTCACCGCCGCCTCGACGGTGCGGGCGCGGCCTTCGATGACGGGTTCGCCCCAACCCACGATGCCTTCGTCCGTCTCGATCTTGAGGAACATCCAGCGGGGTGGAACGCGGTACAAGGTCAGCTTGGTGATTTTCATGGCGGGCGCGATGATGGAAACCGCGCCAGTGTAGCCACGCTTGTCAGCCGTGAAATATGACTATTTCGGCAAACCCTATATCGTTTTGGAATAGCTTATACGGTGTTCAGGCCAGCCATGTGATAACGGCGTACCCTTGTGCGGCCGCCTCGCGATAAAACGCCCGCAATTCGCCCAGCGCTTCCATCACGATCGGCAGCGCGTCTTCTTCGTCCCAGAAACTGGGGTAAACCTCGTCCATCGCGGCCGGATCGAAACGGGCCTGCACCGCGTCATCCGAAACGGCTTCCAGCGCGGCCGCGATGGTTTTCACGTCGGCCGCATCGGTGCACAGCGGCGGGCCATAGCCCAGATCGAGGTTGCCCAGCGGGCCGACGCCGAATACCACGTTCGACAGCGGGCCGGGCACCGGTACCGTCGAACCGGTCAGCAGGTAATGGATGGCATGCCAGCTCTTGTCGACGCAGAACGCGTCGTCGCCGCGTGGGCCGGACAGGAATTCCTCGATCTCTTCCGGCTCGGCGCGCAGCGCCCCCAGCTCGGCTTGGGGTACGGCGAGAAACAGGCCGATCATCGACATGGCAGGCTCCTTGTGGTCAAAGTGGGGACCTTACCACGGGCCCCGTCACGACAGCGCCGGATGGCCCGCCAGTGCCGTGGCCAGGAAGTCCGTCAGCGCACGGACGCGGCCGACCCGGCGCAGATCGGGGTGCGTCAGCAGCCACACGTCCGTGTCCAGCGCCGGCGGCGGCGGCGCCAGGCGCACGAGGCCCGGACGCGCATCGGCCAATAAACACAGCAGCATGCCGGCGCCGACGCCCGCCTCCACGGCAGCCGCCATGCCCACCAGCGTATCGCTGCTGAAGACCCAGCGTTCCGGCGGCACGTGCTCGCGCAGCCAGCGCGCTTGCGCCAGGTGGGCCAGCGCTTCGTCCGGCGCCACCCAGTCGTAGGCGCTCCAGTCGTCGACGGGATCGTGCGGCACGACACTGTAGGGCGCCGTGCGCACCCGGCCCAGCTTGCGGCCGACCAGGTTGTCGGGCGGCGTATTCGTGGGCCGCAAGGCGACGTCCGCCTCGCGCTGCGTCAGGTTCAGGAAGCTGTTGTTGACGGTGACCTGCAGGCGGATACCCGGGTACATCCCGCGAAACGCCGCCAGCGCAGGCAGCAGCAGCGGTTGCAGCAGCGTGTCCGTGGTCGTGATGCGGATGTCGCCGGCCAGTTGCGCATCGCGCCCGCCGATCTGCCGTTCCACGTCCACCATCTGCTGCGCCAGCGGTGCCAGCAGCGCCAGCAGCTCGTCGCCGGCGGGGGTCGACACGTAGCCCGTCGGGAAGCGCTCGAACAGCCGCACGGCCAGCGCGGCCTCCAGCTTGTCCAGCCGGCGCAGGATGGTCGAATGGCTCTGGCCCAGCCGGCGCGCGGCACCGGACAGCGAACCCGCATCGGCCACGGCAACGAAATAACGGTAGTCGTCCCAGTCCATGCTTGTGCGAAAACGCACAGCCGCTGTGCGAATAAATGGAATTGTTTGCCATTCTGCACAGGATACTGTGACGTCCAAGGAGGATTCATCATGTACACCGCTTACCTGGCCGACACGCCGAACGGCCGCAAGATTCCCATCGCGCTGGAGGAACTGGCCCTGGACTACCGCGTGCAACCAGTCGACCTGGGAGCCGACGAACAGCACACGCCGGCGTTCGAGCGCATGAGCCCGAACGGCAAGATCCCCGTGCTGGTCGACGGTGCCAGCGGCGCCGCCCTGTTCGAGTCGAACGCCATCCTGTTCCACCTCGCGGCGACATCCGGCCGCCTGATCCCGGACAACCCCGCGGGACGCGCCACCGTGCTGCAATGGCTGTTCCTGCAGGCGGCCAGCATCGGTCCGATGCTGGGCCAGCTGTGGTGGTTCCGCCATGCGTCGCCGACGCCGAATCCCCAGGCGCTGGCGCGCTACACGAAGGAAGCGCGGCGGCTGTATGGCGTCATCGAGCGCCGCCTGGCCACGACGCCGTATATTGCCGGCGACAGTTACACGGTCGCGGACATCGCCTGCTGGCCGTGGCTCGTCACGCATGACGAGCTGGGGCTCGACATCGCGGCGTGGCCGGCGGTCGCGGCCTGGCTGGACCAGGTGGCCGCCCGCCCCGCCGTCCAGCGCGGCCTGGCGCGCAGCGCGGAGCCGGCCCATGTCTAGCCTGTTCGCGTGGGGACTCGTGCTGGCGGCCGGCGTGCTGGAGGTGGGCATGGCCTTCGCGCTGAAAGCGTCCGACGGCGGCACCAAAGCGCTGCCGAGCGTGCTGGCTCTCGTCACGGCGCTGGGCAGCATCTGGCTGCTGGCCAGCGCCGTGCGCGCCTTGCCGCTGGGCGTCGCCTACGCCGTCTGGACGGGCATCGGCGCCGTCGGCGTCACGCTGGTCGGATTGCTGGTGTTTGCCGAGAGCCTGTCGGTGCCGCGCCTGCTGTTCATGGCGCTGGTGTTTGTAGGGATCGTGGGGTTGAAGGTTGCTCGCTGACGGCCTTAAGTTTCGCCTCATCCAGCGCTAACGAAATCTGAACGGTCTACTTGCTAAGCTGAACATGTTCTCGCCGCAAAGAAACTCGCCGCGAGTCTCCCCACTTAGACAAGGTCATCGATGAAAACCAAACTGATCATGGTGGCAGCCGCGCTGGCTGCGATGGCAAGCGTCCAGGCTGCCGAACACACGCCGCCCCACTGGGAATACCAGGGCAAGGCCGGCACCGCCCACTGGGGCGACCTGGAGCCCGGCTTCTCCGCCTGCAAGCTGGGCAAGGCGCAGTCGCCGATCGACATCCACGCCGTCCGGCACGGCGCGCCCGCGCCGATCGATTTCGCCTATGCACCGAGCCACGCGGAGATCGTCAACAACGGTCACACCGTCCAGGTGAACCTGCCGGAGGGCGGCGCCGTGCATCTCGCCAGCGGCGATTACCAGGTCGTGCAGTTCCACTTCCATACGCCCAGCGAGGAAACGGTCAACGGCAAGCACTACCCGCTGGTGGCGCACATGGTGCACCGGAATGCGGCAGGCGAACTGGCCGTCGTCGCAGTCCTGTTCAAGGAGGGCAAGGAAAACCCGGCATTGAAGCCGCTGTTTGCCGGGCTGCCGGCCCATGCCGGCGACAAGCACGCGGTCGAGGGCGACTTCAACCTCGCGGCGCTGCTGCCCGCACGGCACGACTACTATGCGTACATGGGCTCCCTGACGACACCGCCCTGCAGCGAAGGCGTGCACTGGCAGATCCTGAAGCAACCGGTCGATATCTCGAAACGCCAGCTGGCGGCGTTCCGCAAGCTGTACCCGATGAACGCGCGCCCGGTGCAGCCGCTGAACGGCCGCGTCGTCGAGGTGACGGGCTGACGCCGTTCACCACTTCAACGGGCCCGCGCATTCGCACATCGCGTCGCTGGCCTTGTCGTTCCAGCCGTCGCCCACGTAGGAGCGGTCGCGGTTGGCGCGAAAGCGATGGCCGCCGTAGTTGACGTGCTCCCACAGGACCAGCGTGCAGGTGGGCCCCACCTTGAACGACGACACCTGGTCGTTCCACGAGGCGTCGTAGATGAAGCGGTGGATGCCGTCGGAGGTGCCCAGCCGCGGCGGCCGGATCATCCGCAGCACGTCGCCGTTCTGCAGTGTCCAGTGGGCGCCGCCGAAGTCGCGGTGCTGGTACACCGTGCAGGTCTTGCCGGAACGCGCCGCCGCAGGAATTGTCATCGCACCCAGCAGTACTACCGCTGCCAGCCTGCCTGCCATGTCACTTGATCGCATCTCGTTCTCCCAGGGTAGCCATCGCTGACCATGGTGCGCCTGGACGAGGCGGCTGTCTGTCCGCGTTTGTCGGCCGGTTGTAACGAGCCGTCGGCTGTCGAGCAGCGGCCGGCCGCTCAGCCTTCGACCGCCGCCTCGACCAGTTGCGCCAGCAACTGCAGCGATTCCTGCCAGCCCAGGTAGCACGCCTCGGCCGGGATCACGGCCGGAATGCCTTCCTGGACGATGTGGATGTCGACCCCGCAGAACACCGTGCGCAAGGTGACGGTGATCTGCATCCGGCCCGGCAGGTTCGGGTCGTCGAACGTGGCCGTGTAGCGCAGCCGCTCACCCGGTACCAGTTCCAGGTACTCGCCGCCGAAGGCATGGCTGTGCCCCGTCGTGAAGTTGGTGAACGACATGCGGTAACGCCCGCCGACGCGCGCCTCCATCTCGTGCACGGTGCCCACGAAGCCGTGCGGCGGCAGCCACTTGGCCAGCGCGGTGGGCGTGGTAAAGGCCCGGTAGACGCGGTCGGGCGTGGCTTTCAGGACGCGATGCAGCGTGACGGTATGGGCGCTCATGGTGACTCCTTCAGGGAATATGGCAGAGGACGTCCCTCTGCCGACACGACGAACCGGCCGCGCCCGGATCGACAATGCGCGGCGAGAGGTGGATAAATCAGTTCTTGCGCTTCGCCCACTCGCGCTCCTGAGTCTTGACCTTGTCCAGGCAGGCCTTGCGGTCACTGTAGTCGGCCAGGCGGTCGCAGGACTGGGACTCGTTTTGCAGGGCCCCATACTGGCAGCCCTCCAACGCCAGCAGGGTGGCGAAGGTGGCGATGGCGACAAGGATAGCGCGCTTGATCATGGATACCGCTCCGATTGACGAAAACACCATACGTTATCACGGCGCCATCGTCTTGCGTATAGTAGTGCCAATGCCCGCCCCCGACCACTACCCCAGCACGCCGGACGGCCGCTACTTCGTCGTCTCCGGCCGCCTTTGGCGCATGAGCAATCCCGCCCTGCCGCCCGAGGAGCGCCAGCGCCTCGTCGACGCACTGATGACGGCGCGGCGCCAGGTGGGTGCCGCCAAAAAAGCCGGCGACATCGAAGCGGAACGCGCCGCCCGCGCCGCTGTGGACGCCGCCAAGCGCGGGCTCGGCGAGCGGGGCCCCGTGTGGTGGACCGACGGGGCGCCGGACTTCAACCGGCGGCTGGCGAAGAATACGCCGTATGCGGCGTGGTATGCTCGGCTGCAGCCGGACGACCCGGCCTGACGAGCCCCTTCCCCGTACTCTCTACTGTTTCGATGCCATGCTGTGGCTTTTCCTGCTGTCGCCCTTCGTACTGCTCCCCTCGCGATCTGGGCCGCCAAAGCGGTGCACCGGCGCACCGGTTCCGTGTTCCTGAGCAGTGCCGCGTTTACGGTCTTTTTCGGGTTTGGCATCGTG
This is a stretch of genomic DNA from Pseudoduganella chitinolytica. It encodes these proteins:
- a CDS encoding 2-dehydro-3-deoxy-6-phosphogalactonate aldolase produces the protein MQPDLTTAFQTAFASLPLVAILRGLRPSEAQEVGAALYDAGFRLIEVPMNSPEPLESIALLAQSLPRDCLVGAGTVLSTDVVSQVQGAGGQLIVMPHADTEVIRAAKAAGMICVPGVATPTEAFAAAKAGADALKLFPAELLTPTIVRAMRAVLPPALPLLPVGGITPENMDEYRAAGVAGFGLGSALYRPGMDAATVGANARRFAAAWH
- a CDS encoding LysR family transcriptional regulator, producing MDWDDYRYFVAVADAGSLSGAARRLGQSHSTILRRLDKLEAALAVRLFERFPTGYVSTPAGDELLALLAPLAQQMVDVERQIGGRDAQLAGDIRITTTDTLLQPLLLPALAAFRGMYPGIRLQVTVNNSFLNLTQREADVALRPTNTPPDNLVGRKLGRVRTAPYSVVPHDPVDDWSAYDWVAPDEALAHLAQARWLREHVPPERWVFSSDTLVGMAAAVEAGVGAGMLLCLLADARPGLVRLAPPPPALDTDVWLLTHPDLRRVGRVRALTDFLATALAGHPALS
- a CDS encoding 2-dehydro-3-deoxygalactonokinase, whose translation is MVTPALIGVDWGSTSLRAFLLDADGSVLQEHAAAKGASTLHGHPAFVAALDEVAGAWRRAQPALPLLACGMVGSQHGWLDVPYVRTAAGAADLAAKLAQPSDTALHIVPGVLCDDGKLPPDVMRGEETQIVGALAQHPQLADSCIVLPGTHSKWTHVAQGAIVRFATHMTGELYAVLRQHSVLGRLMPPEVTPDAQAFLRGVAAARDHGDLGLPHQLFAVRSLGVTAQLPHAALAEYLSGLLIGHELRAGLAWRAAHGLREQPLALVGAAPLCERYQLALGHFGQPAHLVLDNTAPAGLLALARAARLLS
- a CDS encoding YfbM family protein, which translates into the protein MSMIGLFLAVPQAELGALRAEPEEIEEFLSGPRGDDAFCVDKSWHAIHYLLTGSTVPVPGPLSNVVFGVGPLGNLDLGYGPPLCTDAADVKTIAAALEAVSDDAVQARFDPAAMDEVYPSFWDEEDALPIVMEALGELRAFYREAAAQGYAVITWLA
- the dgoD gene encoding galactonate dehydratase; its protein translation is MKITKLTLYRVPPRWMFLKIETDEGIVGWGEPVIEGRARTVEAAVNELSEYLVGQDPLRINDLWQVMYRGGFYRGGAILMSAIAGIDQALWDIKGKALGVPVYQLLGGLVRDRMKMYSWVGGDRPADVIAGIHTLREIGIHTFKMNGTEELGIIDSARAVDAAVSRVAQIRETFGYDIEFGLDFHGRVSAPMAKVLLRELEPHRPLFVEEPVLAEQAEYYPRLAEGTSIPLAAGERMYSRFEFKHVFQAGGIAIVQPDLSHAGGITECVKIAAMAEAYDVALAPHCPLGPVALAACLQVDFVSHNAVLQEQSMGIHYNRGAELLDYVVNKEDFQIQDGYFAPLPKPGLGVIVDEERVIAASAGVTDWRNPLWRHPDGSVAEW
- a CDS encoding carbonic anhydrase gives rise to the protein MKTKLIMVAAALAAMASVQAAEHTPPHWEYQGKAGTAHWGDLEPGFSACKLGKAQSPIDIHAVRHGAPAPIDFAYAPSHAEIVNNGHTVQVNLPEGGAVHLASGDYQVVQFHFHTPSEETVNGKHYPLVAHMVHRNAAGELAVVAVLFKEGKENPALKPLFAGLPAHAGDKHAVEGDFNLAALLPARHDYYAYMGSLTTPPCSEGVHWQILKQPVDISKRQLAAFRKLYPMNARPVQPLNGRVVEVTG
- a CDS encoding SRPBCC family protein is translated as MSAHTVTLHRVLKATPDRVYRAFTTPTALAKWLPPHGFVGTVHEMEARVGGRYRMSFTNFTTGHSHAFGGEYLELVPGERLRYTATFDDPNLPGRMQITVTLRTVFCGVDIHIVQEGIPAVIPAEACYLGWQESLQLLAQLVEAAVEG
- a CDS encoding glutathione S-transferase family protein, translating into MYTAYLADTPNGRKIPIALEELALDYRVQPVDLGADEQHTPAFERMSPNGKIPVLVDGASGAALFESNAILFHLAATSGRLIPDNPAGRATVLQWLFLQAASIGPMLGQLWWFRHASPTPNPQALARYTKEARRLYGVIERRLATTPYIAGDSYTVADIACWPWLVTHDELGLDIAAWPAVAAWLDQVAARPAVQRGLARSAEPAHV
- a CDS encoding beta-galactosidase; translation: MNMTFPRSAIAIACALTLTLTSSSASAETLLAIDATAPVAKPATGHLKLGTAVAPSGQRLAANNQYLSLDGQPWMPVMGEFHYSRSPADTWEAELRKMKTAGITVVASYVMWNHHEEHEGKFTWQDNRDLRRFVELCAKVGLKAVVRVGPWVHAEVRFGGIPDWVVTSMRTRGDDPQYLRYVGRFYDEIGRQLRGQLWKDGGPVIGIQLENEYNLTGPDQGAQHIATLKKLALKAGMDVPFYTVTGWDGAVYPSGEVTPVFGGYPDEPWGTSTAELPPKETYAFRFDSRVSGDLGAQTAAQAPGTAETDIALTPFLGAEYGAGLPFMYRRRPVVSADDIASMLPVQLGSGVNLMGYYMFHGGRNPVGDSTLEESTASGGYNDTTAINYDFQAPLGPDGQQRTVLAKLRPFHYFMHDFGSRLAPMTVRRPAVTPANPADLKTARVSLRAAGDSAFLFVNNHVRQYPMPVQKDVRFAVKLPGGTVEFPRKGVDIANGAYFIWPVNFDLDGTRLRYATAQPVTRLDMGAAGITYVFAASAGVPVELLVETPSGTTVDAAGAQRQAGSVLVQGLKPGTGKALTVHRQGGRDVNVLVLTPEQAQQLAVGEFAGQRRLVLSAQQAWFDDGALQLRSTGSNRFRVGVYPALAQAPAGVRAAGKDGVFQAFEAQLPERRPSVTVIAERAAQPAPAILRGGLAKAALQPIPEAWRAAATWRIDVAPGALDGLDDALLQLDFTGDVGRLLAGTRMVDDWYYSGYLWQVGLKQLQAAQGQQPLSLAVLPLRADAPVYIPREGRPDFGGQPQLARVNKVDIVPVYRLAIRP
- a CDS encoding DMT family transporter, producing MSSLFAWGLVLAAGVLEVGMAFALKASDGGTKALPSVLALVTALGSIWLLASAVRALPLGVAYAVWTGIGAVGVTLVGLLVFAESLSVPRLLFMALVFVGIVGLKVAR